One window of the Sulfitobacter alexandrii genome contains the following:
- a CDS encoding exopolysaccharide biosynthesis protein, producing the protein MSNPKTSVSDILDTLDDLADRDDDVTIGDVTEALGGRGFGPLIVLPALIVISPLGGIPLLPTLMAVVIAVFAVQVIFQRKHLWLPDMLRSRAVDDGRVKKAVERVRPVARWMDAHMGNRLTILTGPPMETIVAIIIVALCAFVPPAELIPFAALLPMSAVGTLGLALTLKDGIIMALGLVASVLALWGIYIWVL; encoded by the coding sequence ATGAGCAACCCGAAAACTTCGGTCTCCGATATCCTCGACACTTTGGACGATCTGGCGGACCGCGACGACGACGTGACCATCGGCGACGTGACCGAAGCGCTGGGCGGCCGCGGTTTCGGCCCGCTGATCGTGCTGCCTGCCCTCATCGTGATCTCACCGCTTGGCGGCATTCCCCTGCTGCCGACACTGATGGCGGTCGTCATCGCTGTTTTCGCCGTGCAGGTGATCTTCCAGCGCAAACACCTGTGGTTGCCGGACATGCTGAGATCGCGCGCGGTCGACGACGGGCGGGTGAAAAAGGCCGTCGAGCGTGTGCGACCGGTGGCCCGCTGGATGGACGCCCACATGGGCAACCGGCTGACCATCCTGACCGGCCCGCCGATGGAAACCATCGTCGCGATCATCATCGTCGCACTCTGCGCCTTCGTGCCTCCGGCCGAGCTGATTCCCTTCGCCGCGCTCCTGCCGATGTCGGCGGTCGGGACGCTGGGGCTCGCGCTGACCCTCAAGGACGGTATCATCATGGCGCTGGGGCTGGTGGCGTCGGTTCTCGCGCTCTGGGGCATCTACATCTGGGTGCTCTAG
- a CDS encoding Trm112 family protein yields the protein MTDTQEFDRRMLEALICPRSQTTLEYDAERQELVSKAAGLAYPIRNGIPVMLVDEARTLD from the coding sequence ATGACAGACACGCAGGAGTTCGACCGTCGCATGCTCGAGGCGCTGATCTGCCCGCGAAGCCAGACGACGCTGGAGTATGACGCGGAACGGCAGGAGCTGGTTTCAAAGGCCGCCGGTCTAGCCTACCCGATCCGCAACGGCATCCCCGTCATGCTGGTGGACGAAGCCCGCACCCTCGACTGA
- a CDS encoding LON peptidase substrate-binding domain-containing protein: protein MIKQTELPDTIPIFPLAGALLLPRSRLPLHIFEPRYLQMIADALKTDGRLIGMIQPNQVPGRAGSGLHSIGCAGRITQFSETEDGRYMITLSGVSRFRVVREVEGFSPYRKCDVNWDGFERDLGTEEQDSGFSRKPLMDLLGRYFETRGLSADWNTLKEAEDELLINSLSMMLDFDAEDKQALLEAPSLQTRRETLVTLIEYAMRGGHDEGLMQ, encoded by the coding sequence ATGATAAAGCAAACAGAACTGCCAGATACGATCCCGATTTTTCCACTGGCGGGAGCATTGCTTCTACCCCGTTCCCGGCTGCCGTTGCACATCTTCGAACCGCGGTACCTCCAGATGATTGCGGACGCCCTCAAGACCGACGGGCGGTTGATCGGCATGATCCAGCCAAACCAGGTTCCCGGGCGGGCGGGTTCCGGGCTGCACAGCATCGGGTGTGCGGGCCGGATCACCCAGTTTTCCGAAACCGAAGATGGCCGCTACATGATTACCCTCAGCGGCGTTTCCCGGTTCCGGGTCGTGCGCGAGGTCGAAGGCTTCAGTCCCTACCGGAAATGCGACGTCAACTGGGACGGATTCGAGCGTGACCTCGGCACGGAGGAGCAGGACTCGGGTTTCAGCCGCAAACCACTGATGGACCTGCTGGGCCGCTATTTCGAAACGCGCGGGCTTTCCGCCGATTGGAACACGCTGAAGGAGGCTGAGGACGAGCTGCTGATCAACTCTTTGTCCATGATGCTCGACTTCGATGCCGAGGACAAACAGGCGCTGCTCGAAGCCCCGTCGCTTCAGACTCGCCGAGAAACGCTGGTCACGTTGATAGAGTATGCCATGCGCGGCGGGCACGACGAAGGGTTGATGCAATGA
- a CDS encoding exodeoxyribonuclease III: MPFTLATWNINSVRLREGLVLRMLAEHGPDILCLQECKSPVDKIPMEAFKAAGYTHMVARGQKGYNGVAILSKLPLKDAGDKDFATLGHARHVAATLENGTTIHNFYVPAGGDKPDRTINEKFGQKLDYLAEMRDWFHAEKPRNAILVGDLNIAPREDDVWDHKKLLKVVSHTPVEVEALGATQDAGGWVDVTRKDIPEGNLYSWWSYRSPDWDTADKGRRLDHIWATPDIAGAGHSSHIQRAVRGWEQPSDHAPVFATFDL; encoded by the coding sequence ATGCCCTTCACCCTCGCCACCTGGAACATCAATTCCGTTCGCCTGCGCGAAGGCCTCGTTCTGAGAATGCTGGCCGAACACGGGCCGGACATCCTGTGTCTTCAGGAGTGCAAGAGCCCAGTGGACAAGATCCCGATGGAGGCTTTCAAGGCTGCGGGATACACCCACATGGTCGCACGGGGGCAAAAGGGCTACAACGGCGTCGCCATCCTGTCCAAGCTGCCGCTGAAGGATGCGGGTGACAAGGATTTCGCAACCCTTGGTCATGCCCGGCACGTGGCTGCGACGCTCGAGAACGGAACGACGATCCACAATTTTTACGTACCCGCGGGGGGCGACAAACCCGACCGCACCATAAACGAGAAATTCGGCCAGAAGCTGGATTACCTGGCCGAGATGCGCGACTGGTTCCACGCCGAGAAGCCGCGTAACGCCATTCTCGTCGGCGATCTCAACATCGCCCCGCGCGAGGATGACGTCTGGGACCACAAGAAGCTGCTGAAGGTGGTCAGCCATACCCCGGTTGAGGTCGAAGCGCTGGGTGCCACGCAGGACGCGGGCGGCTGGGTGGACGTCACCCGCAAGGACATCCCCGAGGGCAACCTCTATAGCTGGTGGTCCTACCGATCCCCCGACTGGGACACGGCGGACAAGGGCCGCCGCCTAGATCATATCTGGGCCACCCCCGACATCGCGGGCGCCGGACACTCCAGCCATATCCAGAGGGCGGTGCGGGGCTGGGAGCAACCCAGCGATCACGCCCCGGTTTTTGCCACCTTTGACCTTTGA
- a CDS encoding LolA family protein → MRLMTSIALAFALLSPVAAAAQKLPLNDISAYLNKLQTAKGEFTQINNDGSISTGTIYIKRPGKVRFEYNPPESGLVVAGANTVVIYDKKSNQPAESYPLSRTPLSIILAPQVDLGRANMVTGHSYDGTATVVTAQDPANPQYGNIQLKFTGNPVELRQWIINDGNGTATTVVLGDLQTGGSLPNSLFDTGSPGNAPRR, encoded by the coding sequence ATGCGACTGATGACATCCATCGCCCTGGCGTTCGCGCTGCTCAGCCCGGTTGCGGCCGCGGCGCAGAAATTGCCGCTGAACGACATCTCGGCCTATCTCAACAAGCTTCAGACGGCCAAGGGCGAGTTCACGCAGATCAACAATGACGGGTCGATCAGCACCGGGACCATCTACATCAAGCGCCCCGGCAAGGTTCGGTTCGAATACAACCCGCCCGAGTCGGGGTTGGTCGTTGCGGGCGCGAATACCGTGGTGATCTACGACAAGAAGTCGAACCAGCCGGCCGAAAGCTATCCGCTGTCTCGCACCCCGCTGTCCATCATCCTCGCGCCGCAGGTGGATCTGGGTCGCGCGAACATGGTCACCGGCCACTCCTACGATGGCACCGCCACCGTGGTCACGGCGCAGGATCCGGCAAATCCGCAATACGGCAACATCCAGCTGAAGTTCACCGGCAACCCCGTGGAACTGCGGCAATGGATCATCAACGATGGCAACGGAACGGCCACCACCGTGGTTCTGGGCGATCTTCAGACCGGCGGGTCGCTGCCCAACAGCCTTTTCGATACCGGCAGCCCCGGCAATGCACCCAGAAGATAA
- a CDS encoding aminotransferase class I/II-fold pyridoxal phosphate-dependent enzyme produces MFYPERFSNLPAHAWPRLRALLDVHEGGGPLIQMTIGEPKHAFPAWVTDKIVEAAEGFNSYPPNDGSPQLRRAIADWIKRRYGVEMDPETDVMALNGTREGLYNAVMALCPETKNGARPAILMPNPFYQVYMIGAISGASDPIMVNATEETGHLPDFHAVDPAILDRTTACYICSPANPQGAVASRDYWADLIKLAEKHDFKIFADECYSEIYRDTPPVGAMQVAEEMGADRNRVVIFHSLSKRSNLPGLRSGFVASGPDTMREIKQLRNYAGAPLPLPLQAAAAAVWDDEAHVEENRALYLEKYHIADRILGNVPGYTSPEAGFFLWLPVEDDEEAALKLWKETGVKVLPGGYLAQDVAGVENPGKKYIRVALVAPKDEMARGLELIRDCLYPT; encoded by the coding sequence ATGTTTTATCCTGAGCGGTTTTCGAACCTTCCGGCCCATGCGTGGCCGCGCCTGCGCGCCCTTCTGGACGTGCACGAAGGTGGTGGACCGTTGATTCAGATGACCATCGGCGAACCGAAACATGCCTTTCCGGCGTGGGTGACCGACAAGATCGTCGAAGCCGCCGAGGGCTTCAACAGCTACCCGCCGAACGACGGTTCGCCGCAACTGCGCCGCGCGATCGCGGACTGGATCAAGCGGCGTTACGGTGTCGAAATGGACCCCGAGACCGATGTCATGGCCCTGAACGGCACGCGCGAAGGGCTCTACAATGCGGTCATGGCGCTTTGCCCCGAAACGAAAAACGGGGCGCGGCCCGCGATCCTGATGCCCAATCCCTTCTATCAGGTCTACATGATCGGGGCCATTTCAGGCGCATCCGATCCGATCATGGTGAACGCGACCGAAGAAACGGGCCATCTGCCGGATTTCCATGCGGTCGATCCGGCAATTCTGGATCGGACCACCGCCTGTTACATCTGCTCTCCGGCCAACCCGCAGGGCGCTGTCGCATCGCGAGATTACTGGGCGGATCTCATCAAGCTGGCCGAGAAACACGATTTCAAGATTTTCGCCGACGAATGCTATTCCGAGATCTACCGCGACACGCCGCCCGTCGGCGCGATGCAGGTGGCCGAGGAAATGGGGGCCGACCGCAACCGCGTCGTGATTTTCCACTCGCTGTCCAAGCGGTCGAACCTGCCCGGTCTGCGGTCGGGTTTCGTGGCGTCCGGCCCCGACACGATGCGCGAGATCAAGCAGCTGCGCAACTATGCGGGCGCGCCCCTGCCGTTGCCACTTCAGGCGGCGGCCGCCGCCGTTTGGGACGACGAAGCGCACGTGGAGGAGAACCGCGCACTCTACCTCGAAAAGTATCACATCGCCGACCGGATCCTGGGCAACGTGCCCGGCTATACCAGTCCGGAAGCGGGCTTCTTCCTCTGGCTTCCGGTCGAGGACGACGAGGAGGCGGCGCTGAAGCTGTGGAAAGAGACCGGCGTCAAGGTGCTGCCCGGCGGCTACCTCGCGCAGGACGTCGCAGGGGTGGAAAACCCCGGCAAGAAATACATCCGGGTCGCCCTGGTGGCGCCCAAGGATGAAATGGCACGCGGGTTGGAGCTGATCCGCGATTGCCTCTATCCGACCTGA
- a CDS encoding amidase translates to MQDWLKMTAADLGRAIGRGEIDPVTLCKTYLDAIAAHPLRDRIYARVTAERAMSEAAASAARAKAGQRLSPLDGVPISWKDLFDTAGTATEAGSKLLKGRVPDRDAVVLANATAAGLVCLGKTHMSELAFSGLGFNPSTATPPCVNDEAAVSGGSSSGAAASVAFGLAAAAIGSDTGGSVRVPAAWNDLVGLKTTSGRLSLEGVVPLALKFDTVGPLCRSVEDAGLLLAALQGAKPADLQHSDLAGRRLAVLRTVALEDLRDAPAAAFEAAIATLAEAGAEIVEIEVPEVTEAMPLSGCLFTVEAYGLWRDVIEANPQEMYREILERFRLGKGFSGPDYVAAWAKLDALRAGYDAAVAGFDAVLLPTAALLPPQLEKLQQDHDFYVSENLLTLRNTRIGNLMGVPALTVPTATPSCGLMLMCPPNMEEQLLRVGAAVEEALA, encoded by the coding sequence ATGCAAGATTGGCTGAAGATGACGGCGGCGGACCTCGGGCGGGCCATCGGCAGGGGAGAGATCGACCCGGTCACCTTGTGCAAGACCTATCTCGATGCCATCGCGGCGCATCCGCTGCGCGACCGCATCTATGCACGCGTCACCGCCGAACGCGCCATGTCGGAGGCCGCCGCCTCTGCCGCGCGCGCAAAGGCGGGCCAGCGTCTTTCGCCGCTCGACGGCGTGCCGATCTCATGGAAGGATCTTTTCGACACGGCCGGAACGGCGACCGAGGCGGGATCGAAACTGCTGAAGGGCCGTGTGCCGGATCGCGATGCGGTCGTGCTCGCCAATGCCACCGCCGCGGGGCTTGTCTGTCTGGGCAAGACGCACATGAGCGAACTGGCGTTTTCCGGGCTGGGCTTCAACCCGAGTACCGCAACGCCACCCTGCGTGAACGACGAAGCCGCCGTTTCGGGCGGATCGTCTTCCGGCGCCGCCGCTTCGGTGGCGTTCGGGCTTGCCGCTGCCGCGATCGGATCCGATACCGGCGGTTCCGTCCGGGTGCCCGCCGCCTGGAACGACCTTGTCGGGCTCAAGACGACGTCGGGACGGCTCAGCCTTGAAGGGGTCGTGCCGCTGGCGCTCAAGTTCGACACAGTGGGGCCGCTCTGCCGCTCGGTCGAGGACGCGGGCCTTCTGCTTGCCGCGCTGCAGGGGGCCAAGCCCGCTGATCTGCAGCACAGCGACCTCGCCGGTCGTCGCCTTGCCGTGCTGCGAACGGTGGCGCTGGAAGACCTGCGCGACGCACCCGCCGCCGCATTCGAAGCCGCGATTGCCACGCTCGCCGAGGCCGGGGCCGAGATCGTCGAGATCGAGGTGCCCGAGGTGACGGAAGCCATGCCGCTCAGCGGCTGCCTGTTCACCGTCGAAGCCTACGGCCTCTGGCGCGACGTGATCGAGGCGAACCCGCAGGAAATGTACCGCGAAATCCTCGAACGGTTCCGACTGGGCAAGGGGTTCTCCGGCCCCGACTACGTTGCCGCATGGGCCAAGCTCGACGCGTTGCGCGCGGGTTACGACGCGGCGGTGGCGGGCTTCGACGCCGTGCTGCTGCCCACCGCGGCGCTGCTGCCGCCGCAGCTTGAAAAGCTGCAGCAGGACCATGACTTCTACGTATCGGAAAACCTGCTGACGCTGCGCAACACGCGCATCGGCAATTTGATGGGCGTTCCCGCCCTGACGGTGCCCACCGCTACACCCTCTTGTGGCCTCATGCTGATGTGCCCACCAAATATGGAAGAACAGCTTTTGCGGGTCGGCGCCGCAGTAGAAGAAGCCCTGGCTTGA
- a CDS encoding thioredoxin family protein encodes MELNLTANAPDADLIKDVSEATFMADVVEASQTVPVIVDFWAPWCGPCKTLGPQLEAAVTAAKGAVKMAKVNVDEAQRIAGQLQIQSIPTVYAFHKGQPIDGFQGALPESEVRAFVDRVIKAAGGEAPGDALADAVEAAEEMLAEGAAQDAAQTFAAILGEDPQHAGAYGGMVRAHIAMGELDQAEALLNGAPIEISRAPELEAAHAQLELARQAENAGPVAELTATVEAEPDNHQARFDLARALYAKGDAEGAVSHLLDLFRRDREWNEGAAKTQLFTIFDALKPNDPVVLNGRRKLSSMIFA; translated from the coding sequence ATGGAACTGAACCTGACCGCCAACGCGCCCGATGCCGACCTGATCAAGGACGTGTCCGAAGCGACCTTCATGGCCGACGTGGTCGAGGCATCGCAAACCGTGCCGGTGATCGTGGATTTCTGGGCGCCTTGGTGCGGCCCCTGCAAGACGCTGGGACCGCAACTCGAAGCTGCCGTGACTGCCGCCAAGGGCGCGGTGAAAATGGCCAAGGTCAACGTCGACGAGGCTCAGAGGATCGCGGGCCAGCTTCAGATTCAGTCGATCCCGACGGTCTATGCCTTTCACAAGGGGCAACCGATCGACGGCTTCCAGGGCGCGCTGCCGGAATCCGAGGTGCGGGCTTTCGTCGACCGCGTGATCAAGGCGGCGGGCGGCGAGGCCCCCGGCGACGCGCTTGCCGATGCCGTCGAAGCAGCCGAGGAAATGCTGGCCGAAGGCGCAGCGCAGGATGCGGCACAGACCTTTGCCGCCATTCTGGGCGAGGATCCGCAGCACGCGGGCGCCTACGGCGGCATGGTGCGCGCCCACATCGCCATGGGCGAACTCGACCAGGCCGAGGCGCTGCTGAACGGGGCCCCGATCGAAATTTCGAGGGCGCCGGAACTGGAGGCAGCCCACGCCCAGCTTGAGCTTGCCCGTCAGGCCGAGAACGCCGGTCCGGTCGCCGAACTCACGGCCACGGTCGAGGCAGAGCCGGACAATCACCAGGCGCGCTTTGACCTCGCCCGCGCACTCTATGCCAAGGGTGACGCAGAGGGCGCGGTGTCGCATCTTCTCGACCTTTTCCGCCGCGACCGGGAGTGGAACGAAGGTGCTGCAAAGACACAGCTTTTCACCATCTTCGATGCGCTCAAGCCGAACGACCCCGTGGTGCTGAACGGCCGGCGAAAATTGAGTTCGATGATATTTGCCTGA
- a CDS encoding DNA translocase FtsK, producing the protein MAYQTRGRDPLLDSNMTEALEKRGKELLGLALIMLGVMAAMMIASYTPDDPNWMVSTDAPVQNWMGRVGASIAAPLFMIVGWGAWGIAVILLAWGMRFALHWGQDRALGRLIFAPIAIALGSIYAATLAPGQEWLQTHSFGLGGLFGDTVMGALLTVLPIGSAFTVKFMSLVMGFGIVALGAFVLGFNRAELNRIARFLLVGTIMAYATMMSLLGRGATGAVQAAQTLQARQSERRERLRIEAEENAAFAAQQELSARTVQRNMPRAEPALHAEAEPPKAGLLGRMPGLIKRPEQMPEPELVETWPDVVVEEEEPGSDRIKSKIADVIKNRVRSTKAVHTPVTAPLTRGRGRGPDPLVLNTAPAAHLPPEPPLTGGPTVRAEPPLTAAARSAAPVSPAPVAAPAPVAEAPMAQDDDLIEDDSYDYGHDGYDADADALPLRQAAPEAPSIPMAEPRRVVQQPVRKPVQPSKKAQAEAQPTLTFDDTHPGFELPPLSLLESPEKVERLHLSDEALEENARMLETVLDDYGVKGEIVAVRPGPVVTMYELEPAPGLKASRVIGLADDIARSMAALSARVSTVPGRSVIGIELPNENREKVILREILSSRDFGDGNHRLPLALGKDIGGDPIVANLAKMPHLLIAGTTGSGKSVAINTMILSLLYKLTPQECRLIMIDPKMLELSVYDGIPHLLSPVVTDPKKAVVALKWTVGEMEERYRKMSKMGVRNIEGYNGRVRDALAKGELFSRTVQTGFDEDTGEPIFETEETTPEALPYIVVIVDEMADLMMVAGKEIEACIQRLAQMARASGIHLIMATQRPSVDVITGTIKANFPTRISFQVTSKIDSRTILGEMGAEQLLGMGDMLYMAGGAKITRCHGPFVSDEEVEEIVNHLKQFGEPDYVSGVVQGPAEDKESDIDAVLGLNTGGNTDGEDALYDTAVQVVIKDRKCSTSYIQRKLAIGYNKAARLVEQMEEEGLVSPANHVGKREILVPEQG; encoded by the coding sequence ATGGCATATCAGACCCGTGGGCGTGATCCCCTGCTGGACAGCAACATGACCGAGGCGCTTGAAAAGCGCGGCAAGGAACTGTTGGGTCTGGCGCTGATCATGCTGGGGGTGATGGCCGCGATGATGATCGCCAGCTACACGCCCGACGATCCCAACTGGATGGTGTCGACCGATGCGCCGGTCCAGAACTGGATGGGGCGCGTGGGCGCGTCCATCGCCGCACCGTTGTTCATGATCGTGGGATGGGGCGCGTGGGGCATTGCGGTGATCCTGCTTGCCTGGGGCATGCGCTTTGCCCTGCACTGGGGGCAGGACCGCGCACTGGGCCGGCTGATCTTTGCGCCGATCGCCATTGCGCTGGGGTCGATCTACGCCGCGACACTGGCACCGGGGCAGGAATGGCTTCAGACCCACAGTTTCGGGCTGGGCGGTCTGTTCGGCGATACCGTCATGGGCGCGCTGCTGACCGTGCTGCCCATCGGCTCCGCCTTTACGGTCAAGTTCATGTCGCTGGTCATGGGCTTCGGGATCGTCGCGCTCGGCGCCTTCGTGCTCGGGTTCAACAGGGCGGAACTGAACCGTATCGCCCGCTTCCTACTCGTGGGAACGATCATGGCCTACGCCACGATGATGAGCCTTTTGGGCCGTGGGGCGACGGGTGCCGTGCAGGCGGCGCAGACCCTTCAGGCGCGCCAGTCGGAGCGTCGTGAGCGCCTGCGGATAGAGGCCGAGGAGAACGCCGCTTTCGCCGCGCAACAGGAGCTGTCGGCCCGGACAGTTCAGCGCAACATGCCGCGGGCCGAACCGGCCCTGCACGCCGAGGCGGAGCCGCCCAAGGCGGGCCTGCTGGGTCGCATGCCCGGCCTCATCAAGCGCCCCGAACAGATGCCCGAGCCCGAGCTGGTCGAGACCTGGCCGGATGTGGTGGTCGAAGAGGAAGAGCCGGGCAGCGACCGGATCAAGTCCAAGATCGCCGATGTGATCAAGAACCGCGTCCGCAGCACCAAGGCGGTGCATACGCCGGTGACCGCGCCGCTGACCCGCGGGCGGGGCAGGGGGCCCGATCCTTTGGTCCTGAACACGGCTCCCGCCGCTCACCTGCCGCCCGAGCCACCGCTCACAGGCGGGCCGACGGTACGTGCCGAGCCGCCGCTGACAGCCGCCGCACGGTCCGCGGCACCCGTTTCCCCGGCGCCGGTGGCGGCCCCGGCTCCCGTGGCCGAGGCGCCGATGGCGCAGGATGACGACCTGATCGAAGACGACAGCTACGACTACGGCCATGACGGATACGATGCCGACGCCGACGCGCTGCCGCTGCGACAGGCCGCGCCGGAGGCGCCCAGCATCCCCATGGCCGAACCGCGTCGGGTGGTGCAGCAGCCGGTACGCAAGCCGGTGCAACCATCGAAGAAAGCCCAGGCCGAGGCACAGCCGACCCTGACGTTCGACGATACCCATCCCGGTTTCGAACTGCCCCCGCTCAGTCTGCTGGAAAGCCCCGAGAAGGTCGAACGCCTGCACCTTAGCGACGAAGCGCTCGAGGAAAATGCGCGCATGCTCGAAACCGTGCTCGACGACTACGGCGTCAAGGGCGAGATCGTAGCGGTGCGTCCCGGTCCCGTGGTCACGATGTACGAACTGGAACCGGCACCGGGTCTTAAGGCCAGCCGGGTGATCGGCCTCGCCGACGACATCGCGCGTTCCATGGCGGCGCTGTCAGCGCGTGTCTCCACCGTGCCGGGGCGCAGCGTGATCGGCATCGAACTGCCCAACGAGAACCGCGAAAAGGTGATCCTGCGCGAGATCCTGTCGTCGCGCGATTTTGGCGATGGCAATCACCGCCTCCCGCTGGCGCTGGGCAAGGACATCGGCGGCGATCCCATCGTCGCCAACCTCGCCAAGATGCCCCACCTGCTGATCGCGGGGACCACCGGTTCGGGCAAGTCCGTCGCGATCAACACGATGATCCTGTCGCTGCTGTACAAGCTGACGCCGCAGGAATGCCGCTTGATCATGATCGACCCCAAGATGCTGGAACTGTCGGTCTATGACGGCATCCCGCACCTGTTGTCGCCCGTGGTGACCGATCCGAAGAAGGCCGTGGTCGCGCTCAAGTGGACCGTGGGCGAGATGGAGGAACGTTACCGCAAGATGTCCAAGATGGGCGTGCGCAACATCGAGGGTTACAACGGTCGCGTGCGCGATGCCCTGGCCAAGGGCGAACTGTTCAGCCGCACCGTGCAGACCGGCTTTGACGAGGACACCGGAGAGCCGATCTTCGAGACCGAGGAAACCACACCCGAGGCGCTGCCCTACATCGTCGTCATCGTCGACGAGATGGCAGACCTGATGATGGTCGCGGGCAAGGAGATCGAGGCCTGCATCCAGCGTCTGGCGCAGATGGCTCGGGCGTCGGGCATCCACCTCATCATGGCGACGCAGCGCCCCTCGGTCGACGTGATCACCGGCACGATCAAGGCCAACTTCCCCACCCGGATCTCCTTCCAGGTGACCTCCAAGATCGACAGCCGCACGATCCTGGGCGAGATGGGGGCGGAACAGCTTCTGGGGATGGGCGACATGCTCTACATGGCCGGCGGCGCCAAGATCACCCGTTGCCACGGCCCCTTCGTCAGTGACGAGGAAGTCGAGGAAATCGTCAACCACCTCAAGCAGTTCGGTGAACCCGACTACGTGTCCGGCGTGGTTCAGGGGCCGGCGGAAGACAAGGAAAGCGACATCGACGCCGTTCTGGGCCTCAACACCGGCGGCAACACGGATGGCGAGGACGCGCTTTATGACACGGCCGTGCAGGTCGTGATCAAGGACCGCAAGTGCTCGACCTCCTACATCCAGCGCAAGCTGGCGATCGGCTACAACAAGGCCGCCCGGCTCGTGGAACAGATGGAGGAAGAGGGTCTTGTCTCGCCCGCCAACCACGTGGGCAAACGCGAAATACTGGTGCCGGAACAGGGCTAA
- a CDS encoding FAD-dependent monooxygenase → MEFDTDIAIVGGGLNGPVLALALASAGLKVTLIDRLNVKLRRNAAFDGRSYALALSSTRMLAGLGLWQGIADKAQPMLEIKVTDGRAGEGPSPFFMHFDHAEIEEGPMGYMVEDRHLRRHLLDAVASDDRITQLNGETVTGQAVDATGASLTLAGKGTLRARLVVGADGRGTGTGRRAGIRRVEWSYGQTALVCAIEHEAPHHGVAHQLFMPPGPLAILPLTGNRSSIVWSESDTAARRIDALPDSAYLDVLRPRVGDFMGAIKLAGARYSYPLGLSLAMQMTAPRIALVGDAAHGVHPIAGQGLNAGLRDVAALAEVIADARRRGEDIGSEAALARFQEWRRFDNATLALATDSFNRLFSNDNPLVRMARDIGMATVNALPGLRRGFIREAAGLTGDLPRLMQGKSL, encoded by the coding sequence ATGGAATTCGATACCGATATCGCCATCGTCGGCGGCGGCCTCAACGGCCCGGTGCTGGCCCTCGCACTGGCAAGCGCCGGCCTGAAGGTGACCCTGATCGACCGGCTGAACGTGAAACTGCGGCGCAATGCGGCCTTTGACGGGCGGTCCTATGCGCTGGCGCTGTCCTCCACCCGGATGCTGGCCGGCCTTGGCCTGTGGCAGGGGATCGCGGACAAGGCCCAGCCGATGCTGGAAATCAAGGTGACGGACGGCCGGGCAGGTGAAGGCCCCTCGCCGTTCTTCATGCACTTCGACCATGCCGAGATCGAAGAAGGCCCGATGGGCTACATGGTCGAGGACCGGCACCTGCGGCGGCATCTGCTGGACGCCGTCGCATCGGATGACCGGATCACGCAGTTGAACGGCGAGACGGTGACAGGCCAGGCGGTCGATGCCACGGGCGCATCGCTGACCCTTGCCGGCAAGGGCACCTTGCGGGCGCGTCTGGTCGTGGGCGCCGACGGTCGCGGCACCGGCACGGGACGGCGCGCCGGGATCAGGCGTGTCGAGTGGAGTTATGGCCAGACCGCGCTTGTCTGCGCGATCGAACACGAGGCACCGCACCACGGGGTGGCGCACCAGTTGTTCATGCCCCCCGGCCCGCTGGCGATCCTGCCGCTGACCGGGAACCGGTCCTCCATCGTCTGGAGCGAGAGCGACACGGCGGCCCGGCGGATCGATGCCTTGCCCGACTCCGCCTATCTCGACGTGCTGCGCCCCCGCGTGGGTGACTTCATGGGCGCGATCAAGCTGGCAGGAGCGCGCTACAGCTATCCCCTCGGCCTGTCCCTGGCGATGCAGATGACGGCACCGCGCATCGCGCTGGTCGGAGATGCCGCCCACGGGGTGCATCCCATCGCGGGGCAGGGGCTGAATGCGGGACTGCGCGATGTCGCGGCGCTGGCCGAGGTCATCGCGGACGCGCGCCGCCGCGGCGAAGACATCGGATCTGAGGCTGCGCTGGCGCGATTCCAGGAATGGCGGCGCTTCGACAATGCCACGCTCGCGCTCGCGACGGACAGCTTCAACCGCCTGTTCTCGAACGACAATCCCCTGGTTCGGATGGCGCGTGACATCGGCATGGCCACCGTCAATGCCCTGCCCGGTCTTCGCCGTGGCTTCATCCGGGAAGCCGCCGGCCTGACCGGGGATCTGCCGCGGTTGATGCAGGGGAAATCACTGTAA